CACTGCATGTCATGAACAAAATTGATCTTCTTGAAGATTTCACTCCAAGAATTGATCGAAATGAAGAAAACTTACCCATTAGGGTTTGGGTTTCAGCACAAACAGGCGAAGGTATTCCTCTGTTATATCAGGCGTTGACAGAACGTCTTTCAGGTGAGATCGCACACTTTGAATTACGTTTACCGCCAGAAGATACAGGGCGCTTGCGTAGTCGTTTTTATCAATTACAGTCAATAGAACGTGAATGGATTGAAAAAGACGGTAAAGTTGGGCTAATCATACGTATGCCTATGGTAGACTGGCATCGCCTTTGCAAGCAGGAACCCAATTTATTGGATTACGTGGTCTGATATTCGGCCATAAAAAAGAACATTAACTGAGAGCTGGCGACGAAATCGGCTCTTAAGCCTGATAAATCTAATCATAATAATGGAGCTAGAACATGGCGTGGAATCAGCCCGGTAACAACGGACAAGACCGCGACCCGTGGGGTAACCGAAACAGCGGCAATAATAATGGCGATGGTAACGGTAACTCCAACGGCAATCAAGGAGGTCGGAATCGTGGAGCATCAGATCTCGATGATATGTTCCGTAAACTGAGTGAAAAACTTGGTGGTTTCGGCGGTAAAAAAGGTGGGAACTCCTCTTCTGGGCAAAATGGCGGGCCTCGTGGTAATGCTGGAAATCTTTTGATTTCTCTTGCATTAGGTGCGGTTGTCGTAGTTTGGGCTGCAAGTGGTTTTTATACCATTAAAGAAGCAGAACAGGGTGTCGTAACTCGTTTTGGTAAATTTTACCAAATCGTTGAACCCGGTCTGAACTGGAAACCGACTTTTATTGATGAGGTTCAGCCTGTTAACGTGAAAACTATCCGTGATTTAACCACGGGTGGCATGATGTTAACGTCAGATGAAAATATGGTTCAAGTTGAGATAAACGTGCAGTACGTTGTCTCTGATCCAGAAACATTTCTGTTTAACCTCACAACACCTATTAACAGCTTAGGTCAAGCAACCGACAGTGCTGTACGTGGTGTTATTGGTCGTTCAGAAATGGAAAAAATTCTGACTTCAAACCGTTCAGAAATTCGTGACCAGACGCGTCAAGAATTAGAAGAGACTATCCGTCCTTATAATATGGGTATCTCTATTGTGGACGTCAACTTCCAAGTAGCGCGTCCTCCAGAAGCTGTAAAAGCGGCATTCGATGACGTAATTGCGGCTCGTGAAGAAGAACAAAAAACAATTCGTCAAGCTGAAGCTTATAAAAACGAAGTGTTACCGTTAGCTAAAGGTAACGCACAACGTATGATTGAAGAAGCAACAGCGTATAAAACCAGTGTGGTGATGAGAGCAGAGGGTGAGGTAGCTAGCTTTGCTAAAATCTTACCTGAGTATCGTGCAGCTCCTGAAATTACTCGCGAGCGTCTTTACATTGAAACGATGGAAAAAGTGCTATCGAAAACACGTAAAGTCATTGCAAATGATAAAGGTAACAGCATGTTAGTGCTACCTTTAGAGCAAATGCTACGTCAGCCATCTCAATCGGGTGCATCAAATACCCTTGAGGCGCCGGCTCGTATACCCGCACCAGCTCCAACTGTAAACCCAACACCGACACAAAAACCAGCAACAACGACTTATGGTAATGGTGGATATGGTAGTAATAATGGCGGTTATGGTCAGCCTTACGGCAATAATCAAGGAGGACAATAATCATGCGTAAAGTTATCGCTGTTGTTGCAGTTATTATTTTAGCGTTGTTGTACTCCTCTGTATTTGTCGTTCAACAATATGAGCGTGGTATTATTTTACGCTTCGCAAAAGTTGTTCGTGATGCTGAAAATAAACCTGTTGTTTATGAGCCAGGTCTTCATTTTAAAATTCCATTCATTGAGAATGTGAAAAAACTGGATGCGCGTATTCAAACTATGAATATCCAGCAAGACCGTTTCTTATCTGGTGAGAATAAAGACTTATTAGTTGACTCTTATCTAAAATGGCGTATCAGTGATTTCAGTACTTACTATCTGGCAACAGGTGGCGGTAATACAACGCAAGCTGAAACTTTACTGCGTCGTAAATTCAGTGACCGTTTACGTTCTGAAATTGGTCGTATGAGCGTAAATCAAATTATTACGGATTCTCGTGGTCGTTTAACCATTGATGTTCGTAATGCACTGAATGAAGGTACACCTTCTCGAGATACAAGTGCTGCTGATGATGCTATTGCCATTGCGGCGAAGAAAGTAGCTGAAGAAACTAAAGGTCAAGCTCCTGCTATCAATATGAACAGTATGGCGGCATTAGGTATTGAAGTGATTGACGTTCGAATCAAGCAAATCAACCTACCTATGGAAGTTTCTGAGGCGATTTATCAGCGTATGCGTGCAGAACGTGAAGCAGTTGCTCGTCGTCACCGTTCACAAGGTCAAGAGCAAGCGGTGAAAATTCGTGCAGCGGCGGATAAGACAGTAACAGAAACATTAGCTGAATCTGAGCGTGAATCTTTACGTCTTCGTGGTGAAGGTGATGCACAAGCAACAAAACTGTTTGCTGATGCATTCAACCAAGATCCTGACTTCTATGCTTTCATTCGTAGCTTACGTGCTTATGAGAAGAGCTTTAATCAAGACGGCAATGACGTCATGGTGTTAAGCCCAGATAGCGATTTCTTACGCTATATGAAAGCACCAACCAAAGCGCGTGCGATTGAAGAGTAATTAAAACGCGTTAGATTGACTGAATAAATAATAAAAATTCTCCACCTTAATAAGTGGGGAATTTTTTTTAGATCAATAAGATAAAAAGAATTACTTAGTAGCAAAATAAATAATTGTGCTTATTAAGATGAAAAATTACCCTTAATGGTTTCCAAAATGGCTTTAGCTGGGATAGTATAAAGTGAAAATTGCATTTCAAGATAAACCTTCGGCAATTCCGAAGCGTCTTCTTCGCCATTTTCACTTTTATGTCACTCTGCTTCCTATTTTTGCGATCAAAACTGTTGATGAAAGTCACAATATGTTTGTGGTGCGGATTTTTCGGGCAAAAATATTGACAATGGCAAGATAATCTATTGCTTAAAAGCGGGGATGACATAATTAGATAAAATCTACTGTAACTCTTGATTTGAGATGGTAGAATCCTTTTTTAAGCAACCGAGTGTATTTTGAAATGAGTAATAACGTTGTCGTATTGGGCACCCAGTGGGGTGACGAAGGCAAAGGCAAGATAGTCGATTTGCTGACAGAACGCGCTAAGTATGTTGTTCGCTACCAAGGTGGCCATAACGCGGGTCACACTCTAGTCATCGACGGTGAAAAAACCGTTCTTCATTTAATCCCATCAGGCATTCTCCGTGAAAATGTTGTTAGCATCATAGCAAACGGTGTCGTTTTATCACCAGAAGCACTGATGAAGGAAATGACCCAACTTGAAGATCGTGGCATTCCTGTTCGCTCTCGTTTACTTCTGTCTGAAGCTTGCCCATTAATCCTTCCTTATCATATCGCATTAGATAATGCGCGTGAGAAAGCACGTGGCGAGAAAGCTATCGGTACAACAGGTCGCGGTATTGGCCCTGCTTACGAAGATAAAGTTGCTCGTCGTGGTTTACGTGTTGGCGATCTGTTTGATAAAAAAGCATTTGCACAAAAACTCAAAGAAATCATCGAATACCATAACTTCCAACTGGTGAACTACTACAAAGTTGAACCGGTTGATTACCAAAAAACCTTAGACGATATCATGGCAATCGCTGATATTCTGACAGGTATGGTTGTTGATGTTTCTGACTTACTGTACAAAGCAACACAAAACGGTGAGTTAGTGATGTTTGAAGGTGCACAAGGTACTTTATTAGACATCGACCATGGTACTTATCCGTATGTAACCTCTTCAAACACCACAGCAGGTGGCGTGGCAACTGGCTCAGGTTTAGGCCCTCGCTATGTTGGTTACGTATTAGGGATCATCAAAGCGTACTCTACCCGTGTCGGTGCAGGTCCATTCCCAACTGAACTGTTTGATGAAGTGGGTGACTTCCTGCGTGAGAAAGGCCAAGAGTTTGGTGCAACCACTGGTCGTAGCCGTCGTACTGGTTGGTTAGATATCATCGCTATTCGTCGCGCTGTTCAAATCAACTCACTGTCTGGCTTCTGCATGACTAAACTGGATGTATTAGATGGTCTGAAAGAAGTGAAACTGTGCGTAGGTTATCGCTTACCAAATGGTGAAGTGATTGATACAACGCCTTTAGCTGCTGATGATTGGGAAGGTATTGAGCCTATCTATGAATCAATGCCGGGTTGGAACGAAACGACATTTGGTGTGAAAGATCACGCTCAATTGCCACAAGCAGCACTGAACTACATCAAACGTGTAGAAGAGTTGACTGGTGTTCCTGTTGATATCGTTTCTACAGGACCAGATCGCTCCGAGACTATTATTCTCCGTCATCCATTTGATGCTTAATTTGCATTAAATAGGTTTGATGTGAAAATCGTCCCTGAAAATGACAGGGGCGATTTTTTCGTATCTGTTTGTTAGTGAATTAAAGACAAAAATACACGTTACATAATAAGATAAGACAGCTTTACACTCGGTTTTGCTTCTGTTTTGTCTGTAACGAGTAAAAACAATAAGACAATGTTATTATTGTAACGCCAGAAATAGAAAAGCGATCTGTTGAAAATCGACAGTATCGCTTTTTCTTTGCCTGTGATGTCGCTATTATTTTGTTAGTAGTCAAGTGAGAGACGGAAATGACTCACTTTTGAGCATATCTTTGCTAAATGTCCAAAAATTAAACATAATATTGCTTAATAAAATGATATTCTCATTACTAATTACTTATCCCTTAACACATTTAATAGGGAAAACCACTTTTCAGAGGTCATTGTGCAATTAACCAGTTTTACAGATTATGGATTGCGAGCATTGATATATATGGCTTCACTGCCAGAAGGCAAAATGACGAGCATCACAGAAGTGACGCAAGTTTATGGTGTCTCACGTAATCATATGGTGAAAATTATTAATCAACTGAGCCATTTGGGATTTGTTGAGGCTATTCGCGGTAAAAATGGAGGGATCCGTTTAGGCAAGCCTGCAACAGACATCATTGTCGGTGATGTTGTCCGTGCTTTAGAGCCACTTTCATTAGTAAACTGTAGTGCTGAGTTTTGTCACATTACCCCAGCTTGTCGGCTAAAACTGGTTTTAAATCAGGCGATTGAGCAGTTTTTGAAAGAGTTAGACCGTCACACACTCGCAGAGCTAGTTGAAAATAATAGCTCCTTATATAAATTGTTATTAGAAGATATTTGAGTCTACTATTTCATTAAATCTGATAGCTTGGAGGTCATAATGTCAAAAGATCCTTTTCAAGATAGAGAAGCAGAGAAATACGCCTCTCCAATTGCTAGTCGCGAATATATTTTAGAAGAAATGAAAAAGCGCACGGCTCCAATGAGTCGTGAAGATTTAGCGCAGGCGTTAAAAATTTCTGGAGAAGAAGACCTAGAGGCGTTACGTCGCCGTTTAAGAGCGATGGAGCGTGATGGTCAGTTAGTGTTTACTCGCCGTCAGTGTTACGCATTGCCTGAACGCCTTGATTTATGGAAAGGTAAGGTCATCGGTCACCGTGATGGTTATGGTTTTTTACGTGCAGAAGGTCAAAAAGATGACCTTTATCTTTCACAAGATGAAATGAAAAAAACCATGCATGGTGATGTTATTCTTGCTCAACCTTTAGGTATGGATAGAAAAGGCCGTCGTGAAGGTCGCGTAGTGCGTGTTATTGAACCAAGAAATAACCAAATTGTTGGCCGCTATTTTATTGAATCTGGTATGGGATTTGTTGTACCGGACGATAGCCGTTTAAGTTTTGATATTCTTATTCCTAAAGAAGATATCATGGGTGCGCGTATGGGTAATGTGGTGGTGGTTGAAGTCACTACAAGGCCAACGCGACGGACTCAAGCTGTAGGTCGTATTGTTGAGATTTTAGGTGAAACGATGGGAACAGGTATTGCGGTAGAAATCGCATTACGTACTCATGAAATTCCTTATACTTGGCCTGCAAAAGTCACAAAAGAAGTCGCTGATTTAAAAGAAGAAGTGCCTGATTCTGCCAAAGAAGGTCGTATTGATTTACGTGGCTTACCTTTAATTACAATTGATGGTGAAGACGCACGAGATTTCGATGACGCAGTGTACTGTCAACGTAAAAAAGGCGGTGGTTGGCGTTTATGGGTCGCAATTGCTGATGTTAGTTACTATGTACGTCCACAAACGGCACTAGATACAGAAGCACGTAGTCGAGGAAACTCCGTTTATTTCCCTTCTCAAGTTGTCCCGATGTTGCCAGAAATTCTGTCTAATGGGCTGTGTTCACTAAACCCACAAGTTGATCGTTTATGTATGGTTTGTGAGATGACCGTTTCTGAGCAAGGGCGTCTCTCTTCTTATAAATTCTATGAAGCAGTGATGAGCTCTCATGCACGAATGACATACACCAAAGTGTGGAAGATTATTCAAGGCGATGAAGAGTTACGTGAACACTATAAACCTATCGTTCAAGATATTGAGCATCTATATGAGTTATACCAAGTGCTTGATAAAGCGCGTGAGCAACGTGGTGCGATTGGGTTTGAATCTGAAGAAGCGAAATTTATCTTCAATGCAGAGCGCCGTATTGAACGTATCGAGCCTGTTGTTCGTAACGATGCACACAAATTAATTGAAGAGTGCATGATCTTAGCGAATATCGCCGCAGCTCGTTTTGTTGAGAAAAATGAAGAGCCTGCGTTATACCGTATTCATGATAAACCGAAAGAAGAAAGTGTACTGAATTTACGTTCAGTCTTTAATGAATTAGGTTTAACATTGCCGGGTGGGTTAACACCAGAACCAGCAGATTATGCGCGTGTCATGAAAGAGGTTGAAGACCGACCTGATCGTGAAATGCTACAAACTATGATCTTGCGCTCAATGAAACAGGCGATTTACGATCCTGAAAATCGTGGACACTTTGGTTTAGCATTGAAGTCTTATGCACACTTTACCTCGCCAATTCGTCGTTATCCTGATTTAGCCTTGCACCGAGCAATTAAATATCAAATTGCTAAACAAGAAGGTCACGGCTCACAGCGTTGGACCCCAACAGGCGGCTACCATAGCGATATGGATACTATGTTGCAATTAGGTGAGCACTGTTCTTTAACGGAACGTCGTGCTGATGAAGCAACAAGAGATGTGGCTGATTGGCTAAAATGTGATTTTATGCTGGATCAAATTGGTCAACAATTTACGGGTATTATCACTAGTGTAACGGGCTTTGGTTTCTTTGTTCGCTTAAATGATCTATTTATTGATGGCTTAGTGCATGTTTCTACATTAAATAATGATTACTATCAATATGATAATGTGGGGCAGCGTTTAATTGGTGAGTCTTCAGGACAAGTCTATCGCCTCGGTGATGAAGTTGAAGTTAAAGTTGAAGCCGTCAGTATGGATGAACGTACTATCGACTTCTCCTTAATTTCAACAACACGCACAGCACGTAACCCAGGTAAAACAGCACGAGTTCGTGGCTTAAAGGGCGAAAAAGACAAGAAAAACGCAAGTTCTAGTAAGTCTCGACGTCGTGATGCAAGCAAAGATAAAAACTTTGAGCCAGATAGCGCCTTTAAAAAAGGAAAATCAGCTAAAAGCAATGCAAACAAAGACAGAGCTGTAAAAGACCAAGTTGCTAAAGATAAAGCGAGTAGTAAACGCAAGAAAGCATCATCACAAACCAAAAAGATAGAAGCAAAGCTTAAAGCTAAACGCGCGGCCAAACGCGATAAAGCATAAGATTTGTTCTTCTAGTTCTTTTTTAAAAGGCGGAGACCCCGCCTTTTATCTGTTTTGTACCTTTTATTTTTTTAATGAGTAATCACCGCTATGAGCGAAGAAATTATTTATGGTATTCACGCAGTAAAAGCATTACTTGAGCGTGATCCTGCGCGTTTTAAAGAAGTTTATGTATTAAAAGGGCGTGAAGATCGCCGTTTAACTCCCGTTATCCATGAATTAGAAGCCCAAGGGATTTTAGTTCAAGTGGCTAATCGTCAGTGGTTAGATAGCCAAACGGAAGGTGCTGTTCACCAAGGTATCATTGCAAAAGTGAAACCTGGTCGTCAGTACCAAGAACAAGATTTACCCGATTTATTAGCTAAAGTTGGTACACCTTTCTTATTAGTGTTAGATGGCGTAACAGATCCGCATAATTTAGGTGCATGTTTACGTAGCGCAGATGCAGCCGGTGTACATGCTGTCATTGTTCCCAAAGATCGTTCCGCACAATTAAATGCTACAGCAAAAAAAGTCGCATGTGGTGCAGCGGAAAGTGTTCCTTTAATTAAAGTGACTAACCTTGCTCGTACATTGCGTTTTTTGCAAGAAGAGAACGTTTGGATTGTCGGCACAGCAGGGGAAGCAGACCATACTTTATATCAAAGCAAACTTACCGGTCCTATGGCTTTGGTGATGGGGGCTGAAGGTGAAGGAATGCGCCGTTTAACGCGTGAGCATTGCGATGAACTTATTAGTATTCCAATGGCGGGTACGGTGTCTTCGCTCAACGTTTCTGTCGCAACGGGTGTTTGCTTATTTGAAGCAATGCGTCAGCGTATTATTGTGAAATAATCGCTTAGCTTATTTTATTCTCTATACTCCCTTGAGTTTTATTGGCCGCGGGGGTATAGTTACGCGTCAATTTTTTCAGTCACAACTTAAACAAGTTCCTTGCCTCCATGGGTGGTGACTGACCCTGACAGGAGGCTGATAAATCCGTAAGGAGCAATATCAAATGCGTCATTACGAAATCGTTTTTATGGTTCATCCTGACCAGAGCGAACAAGTTCCGGGCATGATCGAGCGTTATAAAACCGCTATCACTAATGCAAATGGTCAGATCCACCGTCTAGAAGACTGGGGTCGTCGTCAATTAGCTTATCCAATCAACAAACTGCACAAAGCACACTACGTTCTGATGAACGTTGAAGCTCCGCAGGAAGTGATTGATGAACTGGAAACTACTTTCCGTTTCAACGATGCCGTTCTCCGCAACATGATCATGCGTACTAAACACGCAGTAACTGAAGCTTCTCCAATGGTTAAAGCAAAAGACGAACGCCGTCGTGATATCGCTGATGACCTCGATGAAGAAGATGAAGTTGATGATGTAGCAGAGGATTCTGAAGAGTAATTAGTGCTGTGACGGCTAATAATCATTTGGTGCTAACTGGCACAGTGTGCAAAGCATTAATACGAAAAGTTAGCCCCGCTGGGATCCCGCACTGTCAATTTGTTATTGAACATCGTTCAATGCAAGAAGAGGCGGGATTAAAAAGACAATCATGGTGTCGAATGCCCATTATTGCTAGCGGGAAAGCGTTACAAGCAGTTACTCACAGTATAACGGTCGGCAGCCAAATCACCGTTTCAGGATTCATTAGTAGCCATCAGGCGCGAAATGGATTATTTAAATTGGTGCTTCATGCCGAGCAGATTGAATTGATAGATTCTGGAGACTAGCCATATGGCACGTTATTTCCGTCGTCGTAAGTTCTGCCGTTTCACAGCAGAAGGCGTACAAGAGATCGATTATAAAGATATCGCTACGCTGAAAAACTATATCACTGAAAGTGGTAAAATTGTACCAAGTCGTATCACCGGTACTCGTGCAAAATACCAGCGTCAGCTGGCTCGTGCTATCAAGCGCGCACGCTACCTGTCTTTATTACCTTATACTGATCGTCATCAGTAATAGGTATATAGTCCATTAATGACTTGTAGAGGATAAGGTAATGCAAATTATTCTGCTTGATAAAGTAGCGAATCTGGGTAGCCTGGGTGATCAGGTTAACGTAAAATCGGGCTATGCTCGTAACTATTTAATCCCACAGGGTAAAGCTGTTTCTGCGACTAAGAAAAACATCGAGTTTTTCGAAGCGCGTCGTGCTGAGTTAGAAGCTAAATTAGCTGAAACTTTAGCAGCAGCTGAAGCTCGTGCAGCGAAGATCAATGCACTGGGTTCTGTCACTATCAGCTCTAAAGCGGGTGACGAAGGTAAACTGTTTGGTTCAATCGGTACTCGTGACATCGCTGATGCAGTAACTGCAGCTGGCGTTGAAATGTGTAAGAGCGAAGTTCGCCTGCCAAATGGCGTTCTGCGTACTACTGGTGACCACGAAGTTCACTTCCAAGTTCACAGTGACGTATTCGCTGAACTGAATGTTATCATCGTTGCTGAATAATCTTTGATTAAACAGTGAATGTTGATAAAGAAAAACGCCAGCTTTGCTGGCGTTTTTTTTAACTCAATTTTTGACTAAGGTGTTCGGTAATAACTACCATCACTTAAACGTGTATAAGTGATAACTGTGCCAGCACTGTTTGTGACTTCCAGCATACTTACATCACCTTGTGGACTACGTTGTAATCGAATTGCCTGCCCTGAACGTAGTTGGCTTAATGATTTTTGTTGATCTTCAGATTTTGCCATAGAGAAAGCATCATTTACTGGAAGTTGATTATCTCTAAAGAGCTGCGCTAAGGTCTGCCCTTCTTTAATGGTATATGTTTGCCATTTTTGTGCAGATGTTGAAGCGGGATCTTGTGGTTGTGTTGTTTGAGCAACACCTTCATCTATATTGTTTGTCGTTGAATTCTCATTAGGAAGCTCCGTTCCTTGATCGGCATCTAAGCTATCCTGTGCTTGAGGGATCGGTGCTTGATAAATTGGATCTTCGCTAGTGACTGATGGTGCAATGGGTACAGGAAGATCTTGCGTCGATGATGACGGTTGAGGTGGCTCACCGTTATTTTCACTTGTTGGCCAAAAAAATACGACCAACAAAACCACGGCAATAACCAGTATTGCTCGACGATGTAAGCCAGGGAATTTGCCCATATTCACCTCATTATTGATCTGTGAATCAGTATTATGAATTGCTGTAACATCTTTTTTATTCCTTGTAGCCATACTAGCACGAACCATGATCCTAACCTGCTCCCTGAATTCTTTTCAGAATTATCTATTCGCTCTAACCATTAATGTTCTTCGTTTCCTTGATGGTTAACTAAAAATAACTTTATACGTTGATAAGCATTTTTATCGGTTTCTATGGTTAAGGCTTGTGTTAATTCACCATAAAGATCATGAGGCAATAATGTGTCAGACCAAGTTGAAAGAACATTCAGCGCCATATTTCTATCACGCAATGTCGGGCTACGTAACTGCCGTTTGATGAGTGACCAGCCGATACCGGGAAAACCACCAAGATCTTGCATAATGTATTCAACGGCATGATGAGGCTGATATTCAGAGTAGGTAGTTATTAATGGATCATCTGTGCTATCGAATGCTGTTA
This portion of the Proteus vulgaris genome encodes:
- the hflK gene encoding FtsH protease activity modulator HflK, which codes for MAWNQPGNNGQDRDPWGNRNSGNNNGDGNGNSNGNQGGRNRGASDLDDMFRKLSEKLGGFGGKKGGNSSSGQNGGPRGNAGNLLISLALGAVVVVWAASGFYTIKEAEQGVVTRFGKFYQIVEPGLNWKPTFIDEVQPVNVKTIRDLTTGGMMLTSDENMVQVEINVQYVVSDPETFLFNLTTPINSLGQATDSAVRGVIGRSEMEKILTSNRSEIRDQTRQELEETIRPYNMGISIVDVNFQVARPPEAVKAAFDDVIAAREEEQKTIRQAEAYKNEVLPLAKGNAQRMIEEATAYKTSVVMRAEGEVASFAKILPEYRAAPEITRERLYIETMEKVLSKTRKVIANDKGNSMLVLPLEQMLRQPSQSGASNTLEAPARIPAPAPTVNPTPTQKPATTTYGNGGYGSNNGGYGQPYGNNQGGQ
- the hflC gene encoding protease modulator HflC, with translation MRKVIAVVAVIILALLYSSVFVVQQYERGIILRFAKVVRDAENKPVVYEPGLHFKIPFIENVKKLDARIQTMNIQQDRFLSGENKDLLVDSYLKWRISDFSTYYLATGGGNTTQAETLLRRKFSDRLRSEIGRMSVNQIITDSRGRLTIDVRNALNEGTPSRDTSAADDAIAIAAKKVAEETKGQAPAINMNSMAALGIEVIDVRIKQINLPMEVSEAIYQRMRAEREAVARRHRSQGQEQAVKIRAAADKTVTETLAESERESLRLRGEGDAQATKLFADAFNQDPDFYAFIRSLRAYEKSFNQDGNDVMVLSPDSDFLRYMKAPTKARAIEE
- a CDS encoding adenylosuccinate synthase — encoded protein: MSNNVVVLGTQWGDEGKGKIVDLLTERAKYVVRYQGGHNAGHTLVIDGEKTVLHLIPSGILRENVVSIIANGVVLSPEALMKEMTQLEDRGIPVRSRLLLSEACPLILPYHIALDNAREKARGEKAIGTTGRGIGPAYEDKVARRGLRVGDLFDKKAFAQKLKEIIEYHNFQLVNYYKVEPVDYQKTLDDIMAIADILTGMVVDVSDLLYKATQNGELVMFEGAQGTLLDIDHGTYPYVTSSNTTAGGVATGSGLGPRYVGYVLGIIKAYSTRVGAGPFPTELFDEVGDFLREKGQEFGATTGRSRRTGWLDIIAIRRAVQINSLSGFCMTKLDVLDGLKEVKLCVGYRLPNGEVIDTTPLAADDWEGIEPIYESMPGWNETTFGVKDHAQLPQAALNYIKRVEELTGVPVDIVSTGPDRSETIILRHPFDA
- the nsrR gene encoding nitric oxide-sensing transcriptional repressor NsrR, with the translated sequence MQLTSFTDYGLRALIYMASLPEGKMTSITEVTQVYGVSRNHMVKIINQLSHLGFVEAIRGKNGGIRLGKPATDIIVGDVVRALEPLSLVNCSAEFCHITPACRLKLVLNQAIEQFLKELDRHTLAELVENNSSLYKLLLEDI
- the rnr gene encoding ribonuclease R: MSKDPFQDREAEKYASPIASREYILEEMKKRTAPMSREDLAQALKISGEEDLEALRRRLRAMERDGQLVFTRRQCYALPERLDLWKGKVIGHRDGYGFLRAEGQKDDLYLSQDEMKKTMHGDVILAQPLGMDRKGRREGRVVRVIEPRNNQIVGRYFIESGMGFVVPDDSRLSFDILIPKEDIMGARMGNVVVVEVTTRPTRRTQAVGRIVEILGETMGTGIAVEIALRTHEIPYTWPAKVTKEVADLKEEVPDSAKEGRIDLRGLPLITIDGEDARDFDDAVYCQRKKGGGWRLWVAIADVSYYVRPQTALDTEARSRGNSVYFPSQVVPMLPEILSNGLCSLNPQVDRLCMVCEMTVSEQGRLSSYKFYEAVMSSHARMTYTKVWKIIQGDEELREHYKPIVQDIEHLYELYQVLDKAREQRGAIGFESEEAKFIFNAERRIERIEPVVRNDAHKLIEECMILANIAAARFVEKNEEPALYRIHDKPKEESVLNLRSVFNELGLTLPGGLTPEPADYARVMKEVEDRPDREMLQTMILRSMKQAIYDPENRGHFGLALKSYAHFTSPIRRYPDLALHRAIKYQIAKQEGHGSQRWTPTGGYHSDMDTMLQLGEHCSLTERRADEATRDVADWLKCDFMLDQIGQQFTGIITSVTGFGFFVRLNDLFIDGLVHVSTLNNDYYQYDNVGQRLIGESSGQVYRLGDEVEVKVEAVSMDERTIDFSLISTTRTARNPGKTARVRGLKGEKDKKNASSSKSRRRDASKDKNFEPDSAFKKGKSAKSNANKDRAVKDQVAKDKASSKRKKASSQTKKIEAKLKAKRAAKRDKA
- the rlmB gene encoding 23S rRNA (guanosine(2251)-2'-O)-methyltransferase RlmB translates to MSEEIIYGIHAVKALLERDPARFKEVYVLKGREDRRLTPVIHELEAQGILVQVANRQWLDSQTEGAVHQGIIAKVKPGRQYQEQDLPDLLAKVGTPFLLVLDGVTDPHNLGACLRSADAAGVHAVIVPKDRSAQLNATAKKVACGAAESVPLIKVTNLARTLRFLQEENVWIVGTAGEADHTLYQSKLTGPMALVMGAEGEGMRRLTREHCDELISIPMAGTVSSLNVSVATGVCLFEAMRQRIIVK
- the rpsF gene encoding 30S ribosomal protein S6, with the translated sequence MRHYEIVFMVHPDQSEQVPGMIERYKTAITNANGQIHRLEDWGRRQLAYPINKLHKAHYVLMNVEAPQEVIDELETTFRFNDAVLRNMIMRTKHAVTEASPMVKAKDERRRDIADDLDEEDEVDDVAEDSEE
- the priB gene encoding primosomal replication protein N, translated to MTANNHLVLTGTVCKALIRKVSPAGIPHCQFVIEHRSMQEEAGLKRQSWCRMPIIASGKALQAVTHSITVGSQITVSGFISSHQARNGLFKLVLHAEQIELIDSGD
- the rpsR gene encoding 30S ribosomal protein S18, with translation MARYFRRRKFCRFTAEGVQEIDYKDIATLKNYITESGKIVPSRITGTRAKYQRQLARAIKRARYLSLLPYTDRHQ
- the rplI gene encoding 50S ribosomal protein L9, translating into MQIILLDKVANLGSLGDQVNVKSGYARNYLIPQGKAVSATKKNIEFFEARRAELEAKLAETLAAAEARAAKINALGSVTISSKAGDEGKLFGSIGTRDIADAVTAAGVEMCKSEVRLPNGVLRTTGDHEVHFQVHSDVFAELNVIIVAE
- a CDS encoding LysM-like peptidoglycan-binding domain-containing protein; its protein translation is MVRASMATRNKKDVTAIHNTDSQINNEVNMGKFPGLHRRAILVIAVVLLVVFFWPTSENNGEPPQPSSSTQDLPVPIAPSVTSEDPIYQAPIPQAQDSLDADQGTELPNENSTTNNIDEGVAQTTQPQDPASTSAQKWQTYTIKEGQTLAQLFRDNQLPVNDAFSMAKSEDQQKSLSQLRSGQAIRLQRSPQGDVSMLEVTNSAGTVITYTRLSDGSYYRTP